The stretch of DNA CGTTGTTGCGAACTGTCGGGAGGGCGAGAGAggggatgaggaaagacaaAAGAGTGAAGATTGTGAGGAGGGCGAACATCTTTTGATGACGACGGATGTTGTGGAGTGGGTTGGAGTTGGTTATGGGGATGAGGGGTTGTGAAGGCGATAGTTGGATTACCAGCATCATCTTTCTAAGATACTGTCCGATACGGATAGATGAAAGCCTCACAATGGTACGTAGCTCATTGGTGTCAAGTCATGTTAGGGGGCACAGAAAGGATTGCTGGCAGATTTTCCTTTGGTGGGGTCTTACCCCTCTGTCATCCGACATCGACTCTGCCGGCTTAGAAGGTCCTTTGCGATTTGCAATACTACATCCGCACAGTAGCAGGTACATATCAATTTCGACATCCGACACGTTTGATTTGTTACTCTTATCCTTTTTGTCTCAATGCAGAATATTCTCGTTTTTGATTCTTATTCTGTGGTATATGCCATGACGCTCATAAAACCCGAAAGTGAGAAGATATAACTAATAAGGGCTACTCCTCTACATGATGCAACACCTCGTGTCCATACCTGTTTCTCGTGCCTGCTCTTTCAcaatctcttcatcattctccttctgctttgctttgacttctttcGGAAACCATTCTTTCATGAAGCTGGACAAAAAGTCAATGTCAGCAGATGTTAAGAGGAAATTTGGATGCGCTCACTTCATGACGGTCAAATCCAGACACGCTTTACGCATAACTGTCAGCTCGATATCCACATGAACGTGCAGAAAGACCGCAACTCACTTTTATCAGCCAATAGAATGACATCTGATCGACACAAAGGACACTTCCCCTTCCCAGCTTTTTGCATTTTCACCAAGCACCTAACGCAAAACAAATGGCCGCAGGCAAGTCTGATTGGTTTGAATGCAATTGAAGTGCAAATTAAACAAGCGTAGTCATCGAGACTTGGAAGAATCCTGATGAAGGCTAAGAGTCAGTTATGCGTTGATAAATGTCAGGTGCCACGTACGGTAAAAGAGTACTGGTTAAGCTGGCCAGGAGGACGTGAGGAAGCGACGTATTATAAAAGACCCATGTGGAAATGTTCCCGTCTTCATCTATTTGCGCTGTGAGTGTAGACCGAACGAAGGCCTGAAAACCAGTCGATGCTGTGAGTGCTGTACGTTTATCGtgcttcttcaaaatccTTTTCCCATAATCAGTCATGTCAAATTAGTACGAAGCAAAACAGGACTTACTTCCTTGCGGCTTTGATATTGGCACTCTGGAACTTCTTCAAGTCCAATAATAAAACGTTCAACCTCAGGAACTCTTCCCATGCTTCTCTCActttcttccccttcatcgTGCGCCTATCCCCCAGGCCACGCTTAACGACTTGATTGGCAAATTTTTGTAGTCTCAACtccgcttcctccaccGTTCGTTCTCCCCGGTTTCTCTCGCTGTTGGATTCGAATATTTGTGCTTCGATCCAAAGAGTGAATATCTCCCGCCATGCGTACAAGTCCTTGCGAGAAGCCTTGGAGGGATGCATCCTAGGTGTGATTTCATTGGATGGTGTGAGGGGCGTGGGGAGGATTTCAATACTAGCTTGCGGCGATATGGATTTTGAAATCATTTCACAAAGCTTTTCGACGGAttgttgaaagaggatCTGTTGTCTGGcgtggaaagaggagagagaggtaaGTGCAGTAGTGAgtagagagaagaaggtaaaGTCTGATGAGAGGGGGATGATGAATTCTCGTTCTGAGTGAGGTATCCCCTCAGGTGTCTTGAAGGACTGTGGAATTGGAGTAGGCaatgtttcttcttccatagCTGCCTCTCCCAGAGATAGATCTGCCAATCCGTCAAAATTCCTGCTACTGGCGATAGCCCAGATTGGGGATTTAGCCGCGTTGATTCGATTGAGGCTAGGATTTGGAGACAGAATACAAAAACGATCAAACGCTCGAGGCGTTCGGGGCGCCGAGTATATTGGGGGATCCTCGTCTTCAGTCTCTGTATCTGTTCCTATTTCAGACTCGGCAAaggatggtggaggtgatggagatgggaggTGGGATGTAAGAGCTGATAGATGAAGGCGGATCTGGGGTACTGGATGATCTGGAGCACCTGCAACCGTATTGATCAGCGATGCTCTTTTGAGGGGCGTACGTTTCTCACCAGTAACGACATATTCTGCCTTTATTCCGCCATGACCTACGCTTACAGCTCTCTTGACAACCCTCCGGTTCTTATGGCTTCCCTCAGATCCTCTTCTGCCGTTTAAAGGACCATTTTGATATGCCGATGTAACTTGTGACAGGTTCTGTGCTGTAGGCAAGTCGGCCATACTACACGGTTCAGCGTCTTGGGAAGCTTCTGACAAAAGCCGTAATCTAAACttgtgaggatgagggtgatGTAAGTTATCGGTGCTGAGGTATCTGTCGTCATCGAGTACCGGATCGACCAGAACTTCTTGCGGTTCGTGGTGCAAGGGGAGACGTCCGGACCGAAACACGGATGGActgccttcttcactctcaaACTCAAACTCTATAAGCTCATTTTCGGGTGTTCCACTGCTATTGCTGTTGCGCCTGTCCGATACCACGGAATGATTGTCTGCGACGAGCAGTTTGTTGAGAATATCTGGTGAAAGGCCCATGGAAGTGAGCTCTGCGACTACATCTTTGATGATCTTCTTGAGCTAGATGAGTCACTTCAGTGTGTAGCTAGTATGATCGTATCCGAAACAAACCCACCCGGCGATACTCGATAGCAGAAGATTTCCACTCCTCTGGAAAGTCGGAGCTATCGAGAAGCTGCTGAAACTCTTTGCCGTATTTCATTCAGGGCCAGTCTCATGGGCTAGGATGTGGCAGCTATTCGCTGAGCAAGTTTGTTTATTTAGACATGGAAGAATCTTTACTTGGCATGAAAAAATGGTGATAATGCCGGAAGGCCATCGATACGCTGCTGATCACGCACGTGCGCAGAATCTTCAGGCACGAGATAAGATGGGCTTATGTAACGTTTGTGAGGAAGTGGAAATGTAAATATATTTCACCCCCTCACATAAGTGATGACGTTCCGACAGAAAGCTGGAGCATCAACATTTCGCTGCACCTGACACTTCCCGTCAAGAACATCTTCGATCTTCAAAATAACAGGTAATGTCGAAGAGCAAGCCCAAGGCGTCAGAGCCACCTCCCCTTGGAAAGCGAGTACCCTCGGGCACTCCGCCTACCACGCGCAAGACCAGCCAACCAAACCTCAGTGCCCCATCCACTCCCAAGTTCTACGTAAGTATCACTGAGAGCCAGAAGAATCGAGCTGATGAAATAGAAGGACGGTCCCACAACGCCGAGATCCACATCTAGCCAAAATGTAAACCAAAAAGTTACTGTGGCTGCGAACAAGACCGCTGCGGTTGCAAAGGTTGGTCGCGTGTCGTATGAGAACATTGATTTTGACTAACTGTTGCGACAGACGCTGCCAAAAAGAACTGTGGCTACGGCAAAGAGATACCCTTGGGGTTTTTTCTCACTTGTCAGCACTAttcctttcctcatcatcctctcgCTTGCCTCTACAGTCCtatgtcctcctcctggccCTCCATCCGCTTTGAACAAATttgttctctctccccTCGGCTATCCCGAACACCAGTCACATCCGGTCCTCTGCTATCCGGCCAATGTTTATCATCGCGAGGTGCTCCAGCCTTACATCTATCCTATCCTTGACGACTTACACACCAAGATCACCACCTCTGCTCCTTATATCGACTATGTTGAACCTGCTTCGCGTCAGGCCAAGCAAATCGGCGTCAAGGCCTGGAACGGACCAATCAAGCCTGTTGTCAATCGAATCCGCCGAGGTGTGAGGAGGTTTTATCTCACCTTTATCCAGCCTCACATCCCTTATTTCAGGGCCAAGTACCATACGTTTGCCGACCCTTATACTGCCCGCATCTCTGCCTTTGCCTCGCCGTACGTAGCCAAAGCGAATGTCTACGCCAACCAGACCAGAGACTACGTGACAAAGTTCTATCAGTATGCCGCGAGCCACCCATTTACTGGGCATGCTGGTAGATACGCGCACAAGGGCTACACGATCTCATCCGAGAAAGGAAACCAGGCTTACCAGTGGAGCAAGCCCTATGCCCTCCGAGCAAGTGTGGAGGCTAAGAGAATTGCCACCCAGGTCCTCGGACCTAGGGCTGTCAGAGGCTTAGAGATTGGAGCGCAGTACATCAGCAAGACTTGGAAGCTTTTCAAAGCGTGAGTAATTAAGTTTCGTTTATTCACTGCTGATATTTGCTCAAAGCCACGCCTGCGCCCAGTACCGAGTCTATCTCGAGCCTCACGTCGGCCCTTACGTCGAACAGGCTTCCGCTTTCCTCGCTCCCTATTACGCCCTCTACCACAAGcacatccacatctctTACGTCCAGCCAGTGTATCAGGCTGTCTTTCCCCAGACCCCTGAAAAGCCCAAGTCTCTGTTGAGCATGTTGGCTGACTGGCTGCCCGTGACCGGTTTGACTGCTGCGGAATCCAGGGGTGGGATGGATGATTATTTTGGCGACGCTGAAAAGTCAAAGCGCGAAGAGACCCGggagaagctcaagatcGCGAAGGCTGAGACCAAGGCTGGGCCCAAGGGCAAGGCCAAGTCTGAACccaagaaggtgaaggaagaagtcaaagagaAACCTTTTGACCGTAAGGAGCTTGACCGCGCTGTTAAGGACCTGAAGGTCAAGATTAACGAAGAGGGCAAGAAAGGTGAAGCTCaggtgaaggaaaaggtaaATTGAATGAAATACTCCTTGATCACATTGTAGACTCATGCTAACTATGCTTTCTTTTCCAGATCCAAGACCTCCAGAGGGATGTGCTCAACCACAAGCTCCCCCAATTTGCCACAAACATGCGTTCCGAGATTGATCGGGAGATTGAATATGTCCTCAAGGGTCTCGACAAGCTCTATACCCAGTCCACCAGCTTGACCAGGGATCAAGTCAAGATGTCCAGCGGCACGTCTGACAATAGGGTCAGGAAGACGGTGGAAAAGATTCAGAAGAGGCTGGATTTGTTGAAGGGGAGGGTTTATGATGAGAGGAAGCCTATTGTAAAGGACCAATCTGACAAGTTGGATGCGATTTTGGGTAATGACTACCAAGCCTTGGCGGCCAAGGTGAGCACCCATACTACTCGCTGTCGTAAAGCTAACACATAGCAGATGTCCTCTTCTGACAAAACCACTGTCAAGGACTGGGACAAGTACCACGAAGTCCGCAAAGTCGCCGACAGCTGGAAGGAAAAGTACGCCAAGATCTCCGAAGATCCCACTCTGGCCAAACCTTTCGCTGAACTTCGTCTCGAGCTTGATGACATTCACGAGGCTTTCCGAACTCGAATCGGCATACTTAAGAGGACTGCTTTTGACCGTATCGAAGCCAGGGAAGCTGTTGAGGATTctaagaaggaagagaaggagaagaaggagaagaacaaggagaagaagcctGATCCTGGAAAGGTCAGCATCCTCCCTGTGGTAGGCGAGGCTGGTGCTGCCGCTGCAGGTGTTGCGGGAGCCGCTGGTATCATcggcaagggcaaggaacAAGTGATGAGTGCTTTAAGTGCTGCTTCGGGTGAAACTACGACCGCCGGTATCGTCGAACAAGCTAAATCTAGCGTCGACTCTATCCTTTCTGTCGCTAGCTCAAATGTCCACGATGCCACTCGAACTATCATCAAGGCCGCTGGTGGTACCCCTACCCCCGAGTCTCCTAGAGAGCACGGCGAGAGCGTTTACAGCGCTGCTAATGTTGCTGTCAACTCTGTCATCTCTGCAGCCAGCTCGAGCCTTCACGAGGCGACCAAGTCAGTTTCCAAGGCTGTTGGCGccactccttctcctgaaTCTCCCAAGGAGCACATTCAGAGCGTTTACTCTGCCGCTCAAGTGGGTCTTCAGTCTCTTGCTGGTGCCGCTTCTGCTGTTGTCCATGACGCCACTAGATCAGCTTCTCTCGCCATCGGTgccactcccactcccgAGTCTTTGGGTGAGAGTGTCGAGTTTGTGATTGCGGCCGCGAGCTCTGCTGCGCATGATGCCTCTCGAGTCGCTGTGAGCGCCGTCGGTGGTACACCCTCTCCCGAATCTCCGGCCGAACACATTGAGTCTGCATATCACGCCGCGACCGACTCTGCCGCTTCAGTTGCTTCTGTGATCACCGAATCCGCTGCTTCCGTCGCTACCGATGCATCCTCTTCTGTTCACTCTGCTACCCGGTCTGCTCTTAGCGCTGCTGGAGCTACGCCTTCCCCCGAGTATGCAAAGGAGTATCTTGAGTCTATCGCTGGTGTCGTCAAGCAGGGTGTCGCGTCAATTTATGATACTGCGGGTAGCAATGTGCACGACGCGACTAGGAGTATGGTTAAGGCTGCTGGAGGTACCCCTACCCCCGAGACGCCCGGGGAGTACGCCGAGTCTGTTTATAATGCTGCTAGCGAGGGTGTCATCGATGCTGCTGAGGCCGTGACTGAGCAAGCCTCCAGGCTTGCTACCCAGATACAAGAAGTTCTTGGTGCCGTCTCAACCCAAGAGCCTCTGgcttcttctgcatctAGCtacctctcatccctcGTTTCTGTTGGCTCTtccaccgccgccgagGCTCTCTCAACTGgatcctccatcctctcgtctttgcaaaaagaagcttcctcctccatccacTCTGCTACCCGCTCAGCGTCCTCTATTCTTGGAGCTACACCTACCCCGGAGACTGCTGGAGAGTATGTTGAAGATGTTAAGGCCCGGGCAGCAAGTGCGCGACAGGCAGCGGAGAGTTTGGTGAGGAAGCATGCGGAGCAGATCAAGAGGGATTTGGAGAGGGACGGaaaaaaggtggaggattATTCGCATGGCCATGGGCATaaaagagggaaggagaCCAAGGATGAGTTGTAGAGCAGACAACTGTGAATGAACGTGATTTTATTGCATGTCGTTATTAATCCAACCGCTTGAGCAATTGTAGACATCCAATTCCTTGTAGAGTTTTGACATAACTGAGAACACATGATTCCCCCAAACAACGCAGCATGCAGTAAGTAATTGCTGACAGACGGACGAGGCAGGACGTCTCTAATAATAGTTGGCCGATAGAGAAGACCCACTGGGTGTGATCGGAGAATGCCGGAGTTAAGCAATGTGGCACTCTGCGCGCTCACCCTCCGCTCACCACGTCACGTCCGACAACAGAGACCCATTACCCACAACGTCCCATAACTCTATACTCTCTAAACTCTCCCCAAAATCGTATATCAGTCGACAGCGCTGAGAATAACAGGCCGTCCGCACCAGTCCACTCCGATTTCCCGCTTCTTCTGACTCGCAACACTATTGGAGAACGACCAAGAAGGATTGAGATCCTCGGGGCAAGATGCAGATGCTCACAAAGGTCAGTCATACAGCTGGGATCCTGGATTAGATCGGAGCTCATATTTGCATAGTTTGAAAGCAAATCCCCAAGAGTTAAGGGCATCGCCTTCCGTACGTCTGAAGAAGCATAGAGGAGCACGGAGCATGGTCCCGCGCTGACATCTCGTGTAGACCCAAAGCAGCCCTTGCTTGCGGCGTCCTTGCATAATGGAACAATCCAACTATGGAACTACCAGATGGGCACTTTAGTGGACCGATATGATGAGCATGATGGTAAGTGACTCCTCATAGGAGAATTCAATGGCAGTACTAACATATGTTAGGTCCTGTTCGAGGTATCTGTTTTCACCCCACTCAACCCATCTTCTGTTCCGGTGGTGATGATTACAAGATCAAGGTGTGGAACTACAAACAAAGAAAATGCCTTTTTACTCTGACTGGCCGTGAGTGACTCGAACAGCTTTATGAATGTGACATTGACGAGTGGCAGATCTCGACTATGTCCGAACTGTTTTCTTCCATCGGGAATACCCCTGGATTATCTCTGCATCCGACGACCAGACTATCAGAATCTGGAACTGGCAATCAAGGACTTGTATTGCCATCCTCACCGGCCACAACCACTACATCATGTGCGCACAATTTCACCCGTGGGACGACCTCGTCATCTCCGCCTCTATGGACCTTACCGTTCGTGTATGGGACATCTCCGGTCTCCGCAAGAAAAACCAAGCTTCTCAAGCTCCCATGTCTGCCGAAGAACAAATCGCTCGTGCCAGCCAGGGTCAAGCTGATTTGTTTGGCAACACCGATGCTGTAGTCAAGTATGTCCTCGAAGGTCACGACCGAGGTGTCAACTGGgcttccttccatcctaCCCTTCCCCTCATCGTCTCTTGTGGTGATGACCGCCAAGTCAAGCTTTGGCGTATGTCCGAAACCAAAGCCTGGGAAGTGGACAGCTGCAGAGGTCACTTCAACAACGTCTCCATGACTATGTTCCACCCCAAGCACGAGTTGATTTTGAGTGCGAGTGAGGACAAGACTATCAGGGCTTGGGACATGACCAAGAGAACAGCCGTCCAGACCTTTAGGCGGGAACACGATAGGTTTTGGGTGTTAACTGCCCACCCTGAGCTCAACTTGTTTGCTGCTGGCCACGACAACGGTCTGATAGTCTTTAAGCTTGAACGAGAGCGtccccccttctccttgtctgGTAATCAACTTTTCTACATCAAAGACAAGGTTGTCCGCATGGCCGACATATCTAGCGGTAACAGCCAAGGCATCTGCTCCGTCCGCAAGTTTGGCTCCCAATACATTCCTCCTCGAACCCTCAGCTACAACCCCGCTGAACGAGCTGTTATCGTGACATCTCCTTCTGATAACGGTATCTATGAACTTATCACTCTGCCCAAGTCTACTGCGCCTACTGCTCAGGATGGCAGGGATGTGCCTTCAGACGGTAAGAAGGGTACAGGGTTCTGTGCGCTCTTCGTGGCAAGGAACAGGTTCGCAGTCCTCGACAAGGGTGCCCAGAACATCGAAATTAAGGATCTTTCCAACTCTATCACCAAGACTATCAAGTGCCCTGTCCAGACGTCCGAGATATTTTACGGCGGTACGGCGTCCATTTTGCTCGccactccttcttctgtaGTCCTTTTCGACATTCAGCAGCAAAAGATTGTTGCCGAAATCAATACCCCTCCCGTTAAGTATGTTGTATGGAGCACCGATGGTAACATGGTCGCCCTCTTGAGCAAGCACACAATCACCATTGCCAACAAGTCTCTTTCTCAAAGCGCTCTCATCCACGAGACGATTCGAATCAAGTCTGCCGCTTGGGACGACAGCGGTGTGCTCATATACACCACTTTGAACCACATCAAGTACGCTCTTTCTCAAGGTGATAACGGGATCATCAAAACTCTTGAACAGCCTGTGTACCTCACTCGAGTCAAGGGTTCTGTCGTTCACTGTCTCGACCGTTCCGCCAAGCCGCAGGCTATTAACATTGACCCTGCTGAGTACCGATTCAAGCTTGCTCTCAACCGCAAGAACTATGATGAAGTCTTGCATATCATTCGAAATAGCAATCTTGTTGGTCAGAGTATCATTGGTTATCttcagaagaagggataCCCCGAGATCGCTCTCCACTTTGTGCAAGATGAGCAGACTAGGTTCGATCTTGCTATTGAGTGTGGTAACTTGGCGGTTGCGTTGGAGATGGCTAGGGCTGTTGACAGGCATGACGTTTGGGAGAGGTTGGGTGCCGCTGCGTTGCAGCAAGGTAATCATCAAGTGAGTGTTGGTTTTACGTTACATGTCGCGCCTTACTAATACATTACAGATTGTCGAGACCGCGTATCAGAAGACTAGAAACTTCGACAagctctccttcctctatTTGATCACCGGCAACACCCAGAAGCTTAATATGATGCAAGTCATCGCTGGCAAACGAGGCGACAATATGTCTAGGTTCCAAAACTCTTTGTACCTCGGTGACGTTCGATCTCGTGTCGTTGTGCTTCGCGAAACTGGCCAGTACCCCCTCGCTTACTACACTGCCAAAACCAACGGCCTTGACGACCTTGCCTTGGAGATTCTTGATGAAGCTGGCTTGACCGAGGATGACCtgcctcctccccctcagAACTCTGGTCACTCTTCCCTCGCCCCCCctcccatcatcttctctcaaTCCGACTCCAACTGGCCTCTCAAGGACCTTGGTGAGAGCTTCTTTGACCGAGCACTTGCTAACGGTGGTGTCGACGCTTTGATCGGCGGtgaagaaagtggagaaCAACTGGATGCTTGGGCGGCGGATGTTCCtgttgaggaagacgaaggagaggagcaagctgctgatgaggatgaaggatgggatCTTGACGCCAACGTCGAAGTGCCTGAtgtcgaagaggaagagtttgaCGGTGAAGACGTTTTGGCTGAGGCGGATTTGAGTCAGGGTGTCGAGCCTGGTGCGAGCGAGGATGAGATTTGGCAAAATAACTCTGCATTGGCTATCGACCATGCAGCCGCCGGTGCTTTCGAATCTGCCATGCTTGTGAGTGGATGGACTGATCTGCTTTCATGACGATGAAATAGTGAGCTAATGATTTATTTTTACTTAGTTGCTCAATAAGCAAGTCGGCGTTGTCAACTTTGAACCTCTTAAGCCTTTGTTCCTCCAAGCCTACCAACACTCTCACGTTTACGTCCCTGCCAAcgcttccctccctcctcttcgacTCAATGTTCGCCGAAATCCCGAAACCGCCGAACTTCGCGACGCCCTGCCTGCCGTTCCTCTCAACTATAGCGAGCTGAAGGCAACCGAGGTGGCCGATGCCAACAAGTACTTTGCTAGGGGTAAATTTGTTGAGGCGCTTGCAACGTTCAAAAATGTATTGTCAAAACTTTTGTTGGTAGTTGTTGAATccgaggaagatgctgaGGAGGTGAGTTTACCCTTGGGTGATGACTCCTGCACGCGATGTACTAACGTCACGGACAACAGATAAAGGAGCTTGTCACCTCTTGTCGAGAATACATCATTGGCCTCACTATGGAAGTTGAACGACGACGAATTGCCGTCCAAGATCCCGAAAACGTCGTTCGAAACCTTGAGCTCGCCGCTTACTTTACTCACTGCGAACTTGCTACTCAACATATCCAATTAGCATTGCGTAGTGCGATGAAGGTGTTCTCTGATGCGGGTAACACCGCCACCGCTGCTGTGTTTGCTAGGAGGTTGATCGAGACACAGCCTGGTCAGGCTGTCATTACTCAAGTAGGTCTAGCATTGGTTTTGAAGTGTTATATAACGGAATAGTACATTGACATTGTCTCATCAGGCCCGTGCTGTCATCTCCCGAGGCCAGCGTAACCCTCGAGACGTTCACGAAATCGCCTACGACCAAAACGCATCATTCAATATTTGCGCTGCTACCCATACTCCCATTTACGAGGGCTCACCATATGAAGAAAGCGCGTACTCTGGCGCCAAGTACTTGCCAGAGTACAAGGGTACAGTCTGCGTGGTTGATGGATTGAGCCAAGTCGGTTTGGCTGGAAGCGGGTTGAGAAACATGGTTTAAGATGGGTTTTCGTTTTGTTTTTGTAAGGACTATACATGGGAGAGTAGtagtggaagagaaaaagcggtGGTTGGTTCAGAATCAAAATTGTCTAGATATGATATGGCTTGCATGGAATTTTATGGCTTGGACAATCATCACGTTGAATCGGGGACCTCGAACAAAAGATATACATGATGTGGCTTGCAATAGCAACGAGCGCACTTTTCTCTTCGGTATCGAATAATTGCTACAGAAATATCAACCTTTGACGAAGACCTGCCCATTCAAATTCAGCAATGAAAGAAATTCAAGCAGTCTTTTTTGGGTCTGGCTTTGGCACCAGATGAGTATAAAATTGTCTGCCCCAAAACCAATTCTTCAACCCAATAAAATCAAGGATCGCTGCAGCCCAATCAAAAAGCGCACCATAACTGCCCGCTCTGATAAATCCAGGAGGGTTTACCTTGTCAATGATTTTTGCGATATCTTGCCCAGCCTTGTCGGCTTTCATGATGATCCTCTCGGCTTTTTGAGAGTCTTTTGTCATGTTGTCGGCGATCATTGAGAAGTTGGGGTAATAAGGCGTGGGGTTTGGGGATTTGC from Cryptococcus neoformans var. neoformans B-3501A chromosome 7, whole genome shotgun sequence encodes:
- a CDS encoding hypothetical protein (HMMPfam hit to COPI_C, Coatomer (COPI) alpha subunit C-terminus, score: 296.5, E(): 4.1e-86; HMMPfam hit to Coatomer_WDAD, Coatomer WD associated region, score: 749.9, E(): 1.4e-222; HMMPfam hit to WD40, WD domain, G-beta repeat, score: 220.9, E(): 2.3e-63), giving the protein MQMLTKFESKSPRVKGIAFHPKQPLLAASLHNGTIQLWNYQMGTLVDRYDEHDGPVRGICFHPTQPIFCSGGDDYKIKVWNYKQRKCLFTLTGHLDYVRTVFFHREYPWIISASDDQTIRIWNWQSRTCIAILTGHNHYIMCAQFHPWDDLVISASMDLTVRVWDISGLRKKNQASQAPMSAEEQIARASQGQADLFGNTDAVVKYVLEGHDRGVNWASFHPTLPLIVSCGDDRQVKLWRMSETKAWEVDSCRGHFNNVSMTMFHPKHELILSASEDKTIRAWDMTKRTAVQTFRREHDRFWVLTAHPELNLFAAGHDNGLIVFKLERERPPFSLSGNQLFYIKDKVVRMADISSGNSQGICSVRKFGSQYIPPRTLSYNPAERAVIVTSPSDNGIYELITLPKSTAPTAQDGRDVPSDGKKGTGFCALFVARNRFAVLDKGAQNIEIKDLSNSITKTIKCPVQTSEIFYGGTASILLATPSSVVLFDIQQQKIVAEINTPPVKYVVWSTDGNMVALLSKHTITIANKSLSQSALIHETIRIKSAAWDDSGVLIYTTLNHIKYALSQGDNGIIKTLEQPVYLTRVKGSVVHCLDRSAKPQAINIDPAEYRFKLALNRKNYDEVLHIIRNSNLVGQSIIGYLQKKGYPEIALHFVQDEQTRFDLAIECGNLAVALEMARAVDRHDVWERLGAAALQQGNHQIVETAYQKTRNFDKLSFLYLITGNTQKLNMMQVIAGKRGDNMSRFQNSLYLGDVRSRVVVLRETGQYPLAYYTAKTNGLDDLALEILDEAGLTEDDLPPPPQNSGHSSLAPPPIIFSQSDSNWPLKDLGESFFDRALANGGVDALIGGEESGEQLDAWAADVPVEEDEGEEQAADEDEGWDLDANVEVPDVEEEEFDGEDVLAEADLSQGVEPGASEDEIWQNNSALAIDHAAAGAFESAMLLLNKQVGVVNFEPLKPLFLQAYQHSHVYVPANASLPPLRLNVRRNPETAELRDALPAVPLNYSELKATEVADANKYFARGKFVEALATFKNVLSKLLLVVVESEEDAEEIKELVTSCREYIIGLTMEVERRRIAVQDPENVVRNLELAAYFTHCELATQHIQLALRSAMKVFSDAGNTATAAVFARRLIETQPGQAVITQARAVISRGQRNPRDVHEIAYDQNASFNICAATHTPIYEGSPYEESAYSGAKYLPEYKGTVCVVDGLSQVGLAGSGLRNMV
- a CDS encoding hypothetical protein (Match to EST gb|CF194231.1|CF194231) codes for the protein MKYGKEFQQLLDSSDFPEEWKSSAIEYRRLKKIIKDVVAELTSMGLSPDILNKLLVADNHSVVSDRRNSNSSGTPENELIEFEFESEEGSPSVFRSGRLPLHHEPQEVLVDPVLDDDRYLSTDNLHHPHPHKFRLRLLSEASQDAEPCSMADLPTAQNLSQVTSAYQNGPLNGRRGSEGSHKNRRVVKRAVSVGHGGIKAEYVVTGAPDHPVPQIRLHLSALTSHLPSPSPPPSFAESEIGTDTETEDEDPPIYSAPRTPRAFDRFCILSPNPSLNRINAAKSPIWAIASSRNFDGLADLSLGEAAMEEETLPTPIPQSFKTPEGIPHSEREFIIPLSSDFTFFSLLTTALTSLSSFHARQQILFQQSVEKLCEMISKSISPQASIEILPTPLTPSNEITPRMHPSKASRKDLYAWREIFTLWIEAQIFESNSERNRGERTVEEAELRLQKFANQVVKRGLGDRRTMKGKKVREAWEEFLRLNVLLLDLKKFQSANIKAARKILKKHDKRTALTASTGFQAFVRSTLTAQIDEDGNISTWVFYNTSLPHVLLASLTSTLLPILPSLDDYACLICTSIAFKPIRLACGHLFCVRCLVKMQKAGKGKCPLCRSDVILLADKTCLDLTVMNFMKEWFPKEVKAKQKENDEEIVKEQARETGMDTRCCIM